TGATTTAAAGAATCCGAAGGTGGAGAAGACAAGGCAATTTCCCAGTCCGTGCCATCTTCTTTTAATCCCCAAGCATAGATATCACCATCAACATTGATCAAACCATGTTCAATGCCTTTGTCTATCATTTCATTAGCTCCCATCTTAGCGGCATATCCTTTACCAATTTCCCCGAAGCCTATCTTCATTCCTTTGTTCTTAAGATAGACTGTCTTCTTATTTTCATCTAAAATGATATTCTTATAGTTGATCAGACTCAAGGCTTCTTGAATCGCGGCTTGTTGAGGCAATGATTCAACCGCTCCGTCAAAGTTCCACAGATTCGCTAAGGAAGCCGAGGTTATATCAAAAGCACCTCCAGTCATCTCAGATATTTTCTGACAAGTCGCTATTAGCGAGTATAAATCATCATCAACCTTGACAGGTTTTACGCCAGCATATTTATTGATTTTATTGACCTGCGACTTTGGATCCGAAGACGATATCAATTTTTCAATGTTCTTAATCTCTTTAATACCCTTGCTGATTCCTTTCTTAGCCAGCTTTTCATTATCTGTGACAGCTACAACCTTAAACTCATCTCCCCAAAATGTCGCTGATTGAGCGTATGAAACCTTCACTGCTTTTTCTTGAGACATGCCGACAAGAGGCACCAGTAAGAAAAAAGCGTAAAATGCAATAATAAGTTTTTTCATAATTTTTCCATTATATCAATATAATCGTAATTTTAACACCGCGAATGGGCATATGTTCATACAGCAAAACAAGTGACACAAACAAGAATATTAAAATAATTTAATTTTGAAAAAAATAGCTCTTATTACAGGTGGATCTTCAGGCATTGGAAAAGCAATAGCGTTACATTTATTTCAAAAAGGATATAAAGTATATGTTACAAGCCGAAAAGCTACCGCTAAATCAAGCGAAGGTTTGCATTATTTGCAAATGGATGTCAACAATAGTGAATCTGTAATTGAAGCCGTCAATACTCTTAAAGCTGAAGAAAAAAGAATTGACGTCTTAATAAATTCCGCGGGCATTGGCATCATCGGATCGATTGAGGAGTTGCCTATTGATACAGTCAAAGAGGTTTTTGAAACGAACTTCTTTGGACTCACTAGAGTGTGCCAAGCTGTAGCTCCAATCATGCGAGCGCAAGGATCAGGACATATCATCAACATTAGTTCAATAGCCGGGGAAGCTGGCCTTCCATTCAGAGGGCATTATTCAGCCAGCAAATTTGCCGTTGAAGGGATGACAGAAGCCTTAAGAATGGAATTAATGCCCTTTGGAGTAAAAGTATGCATAATACAACCAGGTGATTTCAATACAAACATTAGCCAACATAGAAAAGGAATAGAAGTCGACCGTTCATCCCCTTACTATGAAATGCTTCAAGTTGTCAATGATGAAATTGCTAATGGAATGGAAACTGCTCCCACTCCTGAACGAGTAGGCCCGTTTACAGAAAAAATATTGAATAGCAATTCTCCAAACTTAAGATATCGAGTTGGCGCATTGCTGGAGACAATCACTCCTATATTAAAGAAATTCTTGCCGTATAAGACTTATGAGAAGCTTATCATGAATCATTATAAAATGAATCAAAAAAAATAGGAATATGCATTAGTGCATATTCCTATTTCATGTATATACTCATAAGAATTCATTAATTGAACCCTATCTCTAAAACTCAGCCAAAGACTTTTCTAAATTATCAATAAGTTTTTTACCTACTTGTCTAGGCTTTTGCTGTTTGTAATCTTTTAATAGCTCAAGCGCTTTTTTCCCGAACTCAACAACTCCTACTGGGTTGCCGTCATGGTTATAACTTCCATGAACATATTTGAGCTTATCGATAATTTCATCGAAATCTCCTTTAGTATTGATTTTTTCAAATTTTTCTAAAGCCTCGTTCGTACTTTTCAACAAGGCGATATTCTCTTTTGGTTCATCCATAATGATAAAAAATATATTTCTTAGAAAACAAATACAAGCATCTTACTTCAAAAATCAGGCCTTTGATAATTAAGTAAAGATTAATAATAATTAACAATTGAAATTAAAAAGAATTATGGCTTAAAAAAAAGACATAGGTCATCATTAATATAATCTTTACAAAGACATAAACACCTTAATCGATCTGGCTCTTAGAAATGTTTTATCCTCTACTATTTCAACCGCATTTTTACGATCCAAGATATCTTCGCCCATAGGACGCGAAGTATCAATAAGTCTTTTCCAAGATCTTCCCGGGCGAAGGTCAGTTGGCAACTCGAATTCGATGCCTTTCCAATAAGCATTGATTACAACGTATAGCCTTTCCATTCTTGTTGGGTGTTGCAAATCGAAAGCAAGAGTATGAGAGTGATTTGCCCAATCCGCGCGATCTATTTCCTTTCCATGCCAATTAACAAATGGATATTTATATTGCTTGTTGTCGCATAGCCAAGTGTCAATAGCCATGATTTTCAATGATTGGGTCAAATGGATTATCTTTTTTGTAAAATTGAATACCTCCTTGTTCTTATCAAGAAGAGTCCAGTCCATCCAACTTATCTCGTTGTCTTGACAGTATGCATTGTTATTCCCATTCTGCGATCGTCGAATCTCATCCCCCATCAATAACATTGGAGTGCCTTGCGAAAAAAATGTCAATGCCATAAAGTTCTTTATTTGCTTAACTCTTAATCGCTCTATTTTTTCATCATCAGAATGCCCTTCCACTCCACAATTCCAAGCAACATTCTCATTCATACCGTCACGATTTCCTTCATTATTAGCATGATTATGCTTCGAATTGTAAGAAACCAAATCATTAAGGGTAAACCCGTCATGACAAGTCACAAAATGTATGCTTCTATCCGTGGTCCTGTCTTCTTTTAAAAATAAATCCGGAGAGCCCACAATTCTAGAAGCAAGCTTTCTCACTTTTCCCTCGTCACCTTTCAGGAAACCCCTTACATCATCCCTATACTTTCCATTCCACTCGGCCCACCTGTCACCAACAAATGTACCTACTTGATAAAGTCCTGCGGCATCCCATGCTTCCGCAATCAGTTTCGTGCTTGCTAATGCAGGCTCTGATTCAATTTGCCATAATATTGGTGGATTTTTGATAGGAGCACCATCTTCGTCACGAGACAAAACAGA
The Aureibacter tunicatorum DNA segment above includes these coding regions:
- a CDS encoding FAD:protein FMN transferase, translating into MKKLIIAFYAFFLLVPLVGMSQEKAVKVSYAQSATFWGDEFKVVAVTDNEKLAKKGISKGIKEIKNIEKLISSSDPKSQVNKINKYAGVKPVKVDDDLYSLIATCQKISEMTGGAFDITSASLANLWNFDGAVESLPQQAAIQEALSLINYKNIILDENKKTVYLKNKGMKIGFGEIGKGYAAKMGANEMIDKGIEHGLINVDGDIYAWGLKEDGTDWEIALSSPPSDSLNQPTAWFRANGQAVITVGNYEKVKEVDDKMYHDRLDPKTGYPTRGIKSVTIVASDAVYADALASAVFVLGVDKGIELINKLEDTHALIVTEDGKMKPSDNLEYWSN
- a CDS encoding SDR family oxidoreductase codes for the protein MKKIALITGGSSGIGKAIALHLFQKGYKVYVTSRKATAKSSEGLHYLQMDVNNSESVIEAVNTLKAEEKRIDVLINSAGIGIIGSIEELPIDTVKEVFETNFFGLTRVCQAVAPIMRAQGSGHIINISSIAGEAGLPFRGHYSASKFAVEGMTEALRMELMPFGVKVCIIQPGDFNTNISQHRKGIEVDRSSPYYEMLQVVNDEIANGMETAPTPERVGPFTEKILNSNSPNLRYRVGALLETITPILKKFLPYKTYEKLIMNHYKMNQKK
- the glgX gene encoding glycogen debranching protein GlgX, with the protein product MDKIENDFSGESFPLGATIKDGGVNFCIFSPEANRVELLLYDNLHDKIPTQVIDLCCKDNKTYYYWHVFVKGIGHGQLYAYRVYGAKNLGKGFRHDGNKVLVDPYAKIVLNSNYKREEAKGKGDNGAYAMKCAVVDTSHYDWDGDAHPNRPYSESVIYEMHVKGFTQHESSNVNPKRRGKFTGIIDKIPYLLELGVTAVELMPVFSFDEQDVKPPLKNYWGYSPINFFSPHWSYASEEDPDTILNEFRDMVKALHKVGIEVILDVVFNHTAEGGVDGPNLSMKGLANHSYYMLKKNDKGKYLDYSGCGNTLNANHSVVRRMIIDALNYWVKEMHVDGFRFDLASVLSRDEDGAPIKNPPILWQIESEPALASTKLIAEAWDAAGLYQVGTFVGDRWAEWNGKYRDDVRGFLKGDEGKVRKLASRIVGSPDLFLKEDRTTDRSIHFVTCHDGFTLNDLVSYNSKHNHANNEGNRDGMNENVAWNCGVEGHSDDEKIERLRVKQIKNFMALTFFSQGTPMLLMGDEIRRSQNGNNNAYCQDNEISWMDWTLLDKNKEVFNFTKKIIHLTQSLKIMAIDTWLCDNKQYKYPFVNWHGKEIDRADWANHSHTLAFDLQHPTRMERLYVVINAYWKGIEFELPTDLRPGRSWKRLIDTSRPMGEDILDRKNAVEIVEDKTFLRARSIKVFMSL